A part of Prolixibacteraceae bacterium genomic DNA contains:
- a CDS encoding DUF418 domain-containing protein yields the protein MNSLNKNSNQPTTGKNRIIFLDVLRGFALVGIIYANSLSWSGIKFMPFTEIEALGNLETDKVLYQLLKFFVDTKFYTLFSLLFGVGFYMQYARSKSKNDFNRMYLRRLAVLFLIGIIHALIWSGDILTLYALMGMVLWSLRELSSKQVFRLSILLYFFPLILDIIYMYTFASDMPSLPNTALKVYPDMPPEMIVDGFRSTHFLKVFGTNFHNLVWRWFDFIPSGRPFKVIGLFLMGSYLFQKEFITQTSKQFRYMLPLFICGISFTAIAINLNGSVSSFSKEWSNIVYKFTHEIGQLTLGISYISILSWVVDKYPTFPLFTMLKNYGRQSMSSYIGHTVFGILIFYPIIAFGYFGQWSLENVFIAMTGVVIFQFIFCTIWFHFFSFGPIEWIWKCATYGKWYTIKKKKES from the coding sequence ATGAATTCTCTAAATAAAAATAGTAACCAACCTACCACAGGCAAAAACCGAATAATATTCTTAGATGTTTTAAGAGGTTTTGCTTTGGTAGGGATCATCTATGCCAATTCATTGAGTTGGAGTGGTATTAAATTTATGCCTTTTACAGAGATCGAGGCATTAGGCAACTTAGAAACAGACAAGGTGTTATACCAATTATTGAAATTCTTTGTAGACACCAAATTCTATACGCTATTCTCATTACTTTTTGGTGTGGGATTTTACATGCAATATGCTAGAAGTAAAAGTAAGAACGACTTCAATCGAATGTACTTACGACGACTAGCAGTTCTGTTTCTTATTGGTATTATTCATGCACTGATTTGGTCAGGAGATATTTTAACACTGTATGCCTTGATGGGAATGGTATTATGGAGTTTACGAGAGTTAAGCTCTAAACAAGTTTTTAGGCTATCTATACTACTCTATTTCTTCCCTCTTATACTTGATATCATATACATGTATACATTTGCTTCTGATATGCCCTCATTGCCAAATACGGCCTTAAAGGTCTACCCTGATATGCCCCCCGAAATGATTGTGGATGGCTTCAGAAGTACACACTTCCTTAAAGTATTTGGAACGAACTTCCATAATTTGGTTTGGCGATGGTTTGACTTTATCCCCTCAGGAAGACCATTTAAAGTTATTGGGCTATTCTTAATGGGCTCCTACCTGTTTCAGAAAGAATTTATAACCCAGACAAGTAAACAGTTTCGATATATGCTTCCTCTTTTCATTTGTGGAATTTCATTTACAGCCATAGCCATTAATTTAAATGGCAGTGTCTCATCTTTCTCCAAAGAGTGGAGCAATATAGTTTATAAGTTTACTCACGAAATTGGGCAACTAACCTTGGGAATTTCTTATATCAGTATACTTTCTTGGGTTGTGGACAAATATCCCACATTTCCACTATTTACAATGCTGAAAAATTATGGAAGACAATCCATGAGCTCTTACATAGGTCACACAGTGTTCGGAATTCTTATCTTCTACCCCATCATTGCATTCGGCTATTTTGGTCAATGGTCCTTAGAAAATGTATTTATTGCTATGACTGGCGTGGTAATATTTCAGTTTATATTTTGTACAATATGGTTCCATTTCTTTAGTTTTGGCCCTATCGAGTGGATATGGAAATGTGCAACATATGGCAAATGGTATACCATAAAGAAAAAGAAAGAATCATAG
- a CDS encoding choloylglycine hydrolase family protein, protein MKQKLSTILILMVLLMSQTIRTNACTGVKLIAENGDVIYGRTMEWGAFDLNSRVAIVPQGYTFNGHTPDGNNGMTYTTKYGFVALDMLGKDLMADGMNEKGLSIGLFYHPGYAVYPKYNKKNAKNTISSQEVANYILGSFATIKEVKQGMAKVEVVGVVEEAIGITVQAHWMVTDKTGNSIVIEYTGKKLKIHDAPLGVITNAPNYDWHMTNLSNYLNISMFSLKPKTLDGVKFTPIGAGSGMIGLPGDNTPPSRFIRAVAWSHTTRPLPTGQEAVYELFRILDNFNLPLGPDGAEGAEHSENSDHMRSSTIWTTAWNHSDMTLNFHTQHNRRVQFLDMKEIDFANIDDEIIHIDITAKEQDIHVLKPRFN, encoded by the coding sequence ATGAAACAAAAGTTATCTACGATTTTGATATTAATGGTTCTCTTAATGAGCCAGACAATTCGAACAAATGCGTGTACAGGTGTAAAATTAATTGCAGAGAATGGAGATGTGATATATGGACGAACGATGGAATGGGGAGCTTTTGATCTAAATTCGAGAGTAGCTATAGTACCACAAGGATATACTTTTAATGGTCATACCCCAGATGGGAATAATGGAATGACGTATACCACAAAATACGGCTTTGTCGCGTTAGACATGCTTGGTAAAGATTTAATGGCAGATGGCATGAATGAAAAAGGGTTAAGCATAGGTCTCTTTTATCATCCAGGATATGCTGTTTATCCCAAGTACAATAAGAAAAATGCTAAAAACACCATATCAAGTCAAGAAGTGGCTAATTATATCTTAGGGTCTTTTGCAACCATTAAAGAAGTCAAGCAGGGAATGGCAAAAGTAGAGGTTGTTGGAGTAGTCGAAGAAGCTATTGGGATTACTGTTCAAGCTCATTGGATGGTAACAGATAAAACAGGAAATTCCATTGTTATAGAATATACGGGTAAGAAACTAAAGATTCATGATGCTCCTCTTGGAGTTATTACCAATGCACCGAACTACGATTGGCATATGACCAATTTGAGTAATTATCTCAATATATCTATGTTTTCTCTCAAACCTAAAACATTAGATGGTGTCAAGTTCACTCCTATTGGAGCAGGTTCAGGAATGATAGGGTTACCTGGAGATAATACGCCTCCCTCGCGTTTTATACGTGCCGTTGCGTGGTCCCACACCACGCGCCCTCTACCAACAGGACAAGAAGCAGTGTATGAATTATTTCGAATATTAGATAATTTCAATCTACCACTAGGACCTGATGGTGCTGAGGGAGCAGAGCATAGTGAGAACAGTGATCATATGCGCAGTTCCACCATCTGGACCACTGCATGGAATCATAGCGACATGACGCTAAATTTTCATACCCAACATAATCGCAGGGTACAGTTCTTGGATATGAAAGAGATTGACTTCGCCAATATCGATGATGAAATCATACATATTGACATTACAGCAAAAGAACAAGATATTCATGTGCTAAAGCCAAGGTTCAATTAA
- a CDS encoding DUF2062 domain-containing protein, translating into MKKIISNIKSIFKIDDTPERIARGFALGSFIGMMPIPGFQVLVALGISTIIKVNKKAACVAVFNTNIATGAFVFAFNYWLGKNLLGIKSCFTMPDKIGLNFITVIMEAGAEVFIAMTFGGLLTGIVAAFVTYFSIKRILLNKQSQHTL; encoded by the coding sequence ATGAAAAAAATAATCTCAAACATAAAAAGTATATTTAAAATTGATGACACACCTGAAAGAATCGCTAGAGGTTTTGCATTGGGATCTTTTATAGGCATGATGCCTATACCTGGATTCCAAGTTCTAGTAGCATTAGGAATATCAACCATTATCAAGGTTAATAAGAAAGCGGCATGTGTTGCTGTGTTTAATACCAACATTGCGACAGGAGCATTTGTATTTGCGTTTAACTATTGGTTAGGCAAAAACCTTCTAGGAATTAAATCATGTTTTACTATGCCAGATAAAATCGGATTAAATTTTATAACAGTAATAATGGAAGCTGGAGCTGAAGTATTTATTGCAATGACTTTTGGAGGACTCCTAACAGGTATTGTAGCTGCTTTTGTCACTTACTTTTCAATTAAAAGAATCTTACTTAACAAACAGTCTCAACACACATTATAG
- a CDS encoding NAD-dependent epimerase/dehydratase family protein — MRSIFITGVNGLLGTNLVHLLLDKGYRVIGLVRSLESYKGKTHDNLELVTGTLFDDYSKILQEVDYVVHIAAVTSQNIISESYYWKINTDATKQLFYASKICKVKKFIFVSSANTIGFGSLDNLGHEDTPMRYPFTDSMYAISKETAERQILIDNKEMDTIVVNPTFMLGAYDTKPSSGKIIMMAWKKKVVLYPPGGKNFVHVQDVAHGIHNALSKGKDGQRYILSNENMTFKEFYQKLNDLTKQNPLMIKIPKWLLTPIGYIGDMLRYMHIKTSLSSVNTKILCINNYYTNTKSISDLEIDYQSIDNAIVDAVDYFSKHST; from the coding sequence ATGAGATCTATTTTTATCACAGGAGTAAATGGTTTACTTGGAACAAACCTTGTCCACTTACTTTTAGACAAAGGGTATAGAGTTATCGGTTTGGTAAGATCATTAGAATCTTACAAAGGAAAAACACACGATAATTTAGAACTTGTCACAGGCACCCTGTTTGACGATTATAGTAAGATACTCCAAGAGGTCGATTATGTAGTTCATATAGCAGCTGTAACAAGTCAAAACATCATCTCAGAATCTTATTATTGGAAAATTAATACTGATGCGACCAAACAACTATTTTATGCTTCTAAGATATGTAAAGTCAAGAAATTTATTTTCGTCAGTAGTGCTAATACTATTGGTTTTGGATCTCTTGACAACCTAGGGCATGAAGATACTCCAATGAGATATCCCTTTACTGACTCAATGTATGCCATCAGCAAAGAGACAGCAGAGAGACAGATCTTAATCGACAACAAGGAGATGGATACTATAGTCGTCAATCCAACTTTTATGTTGGGGGCATACGACACCAAACCTAGTTCGGGTAAAATAATAATGATGGCATGGAAGAAAAAAGTAGTTCTATATCCTCCTGGAGGAAAAAACTTTGTTCATGTGCAAGATGTAGCTCATGGTATACATAATGCTTTATCTAAAGGTAAAGATGGTCAGCGTTATATACTATCAAATGAGAACATGACATTTAAAGAGTTTTATCAAAAACTCAACGATCTTACGAAACAAAATCCATTGATGATAAAAATACCAAAATGGCTTTTGACTCCTATAGGATACATTGGAGATATGCTACGTTATATGCATATAAAAACAAGTCTGAGCTCCGTAAACACAAAAATACTGTGCATTAACAACTATTATACAAATACAAAATCTATCTCTGACCTAGAAATCGATTACCAATCTATTGATAATGCAATTGTTGATGCAGTAGACTACTTCAGTAAACATTCGACATGA
- a CDS encoding SDR family NAD(P)-dependent oxidoreductase — protein sequence MKEINNKTFAVVTGASQGLGKAFAIEIASLNRDLILVSLPNQGLKDVAEEIKGKYHVEVIFFETDFTTNENIIQLAGLINKEFNIDILINNAGIGGTRSFSEVNLDYINTILQVNIHATTILTHQLLPNLKRQHQAYILNVSSIAAFSPVGYKTVYPASKLFIHSFSRGLREELKNTGVSISVIHPGAMATNPEITSRIEKQGFMGKLTLIKTDRIAKYAIARLLKKEPIVVLSKLTFFTSKILPEWLTIPLMTRIVKREITNETI from the coding sequence ATGAAAGAGATAAATAATAAAACTTTTGCTGTAGTTACAGGAGCAAGCCAAGGCCTTGGAAAAGCATTTGCTATTGAGATCGCAAGCTTAAATAGAGATCTAATATTAGTAAGTCTTCCTAACCAAGGATTAAAAGACGTTGCTGAAGAAATTAAGGGTAAATATCATGTCGAAGTTATTTTTTTTGAAACCGACTTTACTACAAATGAAAATATCATTCAACTTGCAGGTTTAATAAACAAAGAGTTTAACATTGATATTTTAATCAACAATGCAGGAATTGGTGGCACACGAAGTTTTAGCGAAGTAAATCTGGATTATATTAATACAATACTACAGGTTAATATCCATGCCACTACAATACTTACACATCAGCTTTTACCTAACCTTAAGAGACAACACCAAGCTTATATTCTGAATGTTTCAAGTATCGCTGCTTTCTCACCTGTAGGATACAAAACTGTATATCCTGCATCCAAACTATTTATCCACTCTTTTTCGAGAGGTCTAAGAGAAGAGCTCAAAAATACAGGAGTAAGTATTAGTGTTATCCACCCTGGTGCAATGGCAACCAACCCTGAGATTACCTCTCGAATTGAAAAGCAAGGGTTTATGGGAAAACTTACATTAATAAAAACGGATCGAATTGCAAAATATGCTATTGCTCGTTTACTCAAGAAAGAGCCTATCGTTGTACTGAGCAAATTGACCTTTTTCACATCTAAGATTCTACCTGAATGGTTAACCATACCATTGATGACCCGTATCGTAAAACGAGAAATTACTAATGAAACAATCTAA
- a CDS encoding helix-turn-helix domain-containing protein, whose translation MIYFIAYNTLKQKEIYPINEIERRETLMVTQTEEEQTKRKIISDERLFELKSSLNRLMENEEPYLDTELNLINLAKQMNISSNQLSYVINTGFDENFYSYINRFRVKKAKKLLRNNSSLNLSIIGIAYESGFSSKTTFNTIFKKNTGLTPSEFKKKGSDL comes from the coding sequence ATGATCTATTTTATTGCATATAATACATTAAAACAGAAAGAAATTTATCCAATTAACGAAATAGAACGACGCGAAACGTTAATGGTAACTCAAACGGAAGAGGAGCAGACCAAACGTAAAATTATCTCTGATGAACGACTCTTTGAACTGAAATCAAGTTTAAACCGCTTGATGGAAAATGAGGAACCATATCTTGATACTGAACTTAATCTCATTAATCTTGCCAAACAGATGAATATCTCATCTAATCAATTATCCTATGTTATCAATACTGGATTTGATGAGAATTTCTATAGTTATATCAATAGGTTTCGTGTCAAAAAAGCAAAGAAATTACTACGAAACAACAGCTCCTTAAACCTCTCTATTATAGGAATTGCATATGAATCAGGATTTAGTTCAAAAACAACATTTAACACCATATTCAAAAAAAATACAGGATTAACTCCTTCTGAATTCAAGAAAAAAGGTTCGGATCTATAG
- the tnpB gene encoding IS66 family insertion sequence element accessory protein TnpB (TnpB, as the term is used for proteins encoded by IS66 family insertion elements, is considered an accessory protein, since TnpC, encoded by a neighboring gene, is a DDE family transposase.) gives MFTLSSNDRFRLYSEPTDMRKSFNGLSGLVLNKMKQNVVSGDVFIFINKSRNMMKLLRWEKGGFVLFIKRLEQGTFKIPTIDSDMDKSIEWTDLVLMVEGVVIKQYKMQKRYVM, from the coding sequence ATGTTTACATTATCATCTAATGATCGTTTTCGTCTCTATTCAGAACCTACAGATATGAGAAAGAGTTTTAACGGATTGTCAGGATTGGTTCTGAATAAAATGAAACAAAATGTAGTTTCTGGTGATGTCTTTATTTTCATCAACAAGAGTCGCAATATGATGAAACTATTGAGATGGGAAAAAGGTGGTTTTGTCCTTTTTATTAAAAGACTTGAACAGGGTACTTTTAAGATTCCAACAATTGATAGTGATATGGACAAGAGTATCGAATGGACTGATCTTGTTCTTATGGTAGAAGGGGTTGTAATTAAACAATATAAGATGCAAAAACGTTATGTTATGTAG
- a CDS encoding IS66 family transposase, whose translation MNQSDNIDNLSINDLLKKLQQVTKAYASIDSENVSLKQEIEELKAHIAYLNRRIFGMTTEPFIDPNQLELDLPIEENSSDNSDPVVEEEVVVEVKKKKRAKRKHIPKHLPRQEEVIEPDEIPDGAIRIGEEVSERIEFEPGKLYVRRIVRPKYSLPKESGVIVAELPSDIIPRCMAGTSLISQFIVGKYFDHIPLYRAQGIFKRSGIEFPKSTINGWMSKAAELLTPLYEHVKHKVVSSDYIQADETTIKVLTDKKPGATHLGYFWVYYAPHLKCCLFDYNKSRNSDVPDAILKDFKGVLQTDGYQGYNKLSRDKPIIRLACMAHARRKFFDAQKNDKERSEYALIRIQKLYQIERECVENNLSHEEIFQLRQEKAVPILTDIGKWLETQASQVLPQSLIGKAVHYTWNLWNSLSRYVEHGSYIIDNNFVENKIRPVAIGRKNYLFAGSEDGAQRSALFYTLSAMCKVAEVDPHAWFTDVLNRIIDTKPSQYDDLLPEQWKKKIVQ comes from the coding sequence ATGAATCAGAGCGATAACATAGATAACTTAAGTATAAATGACCTGTTGAAAAAACTCCAACAGGTCACGAAAGCCTATGCATCTATTGACTCTGAAAATGTAAGTCTCAAACAAGAGATTGAGGAACTGAAGGCTCATATTGCTTATCTTAATAGACGTATCTTCGGAATGACTACAGAGCCTTTTATTGATCCAAATCAATTAGAGTTAGATCTTCCTATAGAAGAAAATAGTTCCGACAACTCTGATCCTGTAGTAGAAGAGGAAGTGGTTGTAGAGGTGAAGAAAAAGAAACGTGCCAAAAGAAAGCATATCCCAAAACATCTTCCACGTCAAGAGGAAGTTATTGAACCTGATGAGATCCCTGATGGGGCGATACGTATAGGAGAAGAGGTGTCGGAGAGAATTGAATTTGAACCAGGAAAATTATACGTGCGTAGAATCGTACGACCAAAGTATAGCTTACCTAAGGAGTCGGGGGTAATTGTTGCAGAACTTCCTTCGGATATTATTCCAAGGTGTATGGCTGGAACCTCTTTGATAAGTCAATTTATTGTAGGAAAATATTTTGACCATATTCCTCTATATCGAGCCCAAGGAATATTTAAAAGATCGGGAATTGAATTCCCTAAATCCACCATTAATGGATGGATGAGTAAAGCAGCAGAGCTATTAACTCCATTATATGAGCATGTAAAGCATAAGGTTGTCTCATCCGATTATATTCAAGCGGATGAAACAACCATTAAAGTGCTTACCGATAAAAAACCAGGGGCTACGCATTTAGGATACTTCTGGGTCTATTATGCTCCACACCTAAAATGTTGTCTGTTTGACTACAACAAATCAAGAAACTCAGATGTCCCTGACGCGATACTAAAAGACTTCAAGGGGGTGTTACAGACGGATGGATATCAAGGCTACAATAAGCTGTCAAGAGATAAGCCGATTATAAGGCTAGCATGTATGGCCCATGCACGACGGAAGTTCTTCGATGCACAAAAAAACGATAAAGAACGGTCCGAATATGCATTAATAAGAATCCAAAAACTTTACCAAATAGAACGAGAATGTGTCGAGAATAACCTGTCACACGAAGAGATATTTCAACTTCGTCAAGAAAAAGCTGTGCCTATATTGACCGATATAGGTAAATGGCTAGAAACGCAGGCATCTCAAGTGTTACCCCAAAGTCTTATTGGAAAAGCTGTTCATTACACATGGAATCTATGGAATAGTTTAAGTAGATATGTGGAGCATGGTAGTTACATTATTGACAATAATTTTGTAGAGAATAAGATTAGACCTGTAGCTATTGGACGAAAAAACTATCTGTTTGCAGGATCTGAAGATGGAGCACAAAGATCTGCACTGTTTTATACTCTATCTGCTATGTGCAAAGTGGCAGAAGTAGATCCACATGCTTGGTTCACTGATGTTCTTAATCGGATAATAGATACAAAGCCTTCTCAATATGATGATCTTCTTCCTGAACAATGGAAGAAGAAAATAGTACAATAA
- a CDS encoding 6-bladed beta-propeller: MISKENRGFIYGARILNSILLIGLLFLLITSCNKKMKSEHEFEYVINVSESLSSEKETVKLSDYCSQINYIPLETHPECLLRNILKLEMTKRYIYVSDGRHVYMFDKQGQFIREISKIGKGPEEHGKSIRFTLDQRNNEILICDIRSYPARVLIMNALNGSYKRTILINEQVDKVDFLSDGRLMFFTMDLSNRTSRFTTNEILLTDHNGNILDSIQDNNRLLNHNNILGTIDKHSLNGSVYYMGNYKNKMYKVMDKFMKVPYVLFDYQNKVEYNDLYISPEKGEEFKDHIIIRRPVEDPNNLFFITQFGVMPPHLTKENFIFSKRTHQLIHTEKLINDVDGGMPFWPSFYTDNKLIMTSKARDIITYREKNSGETLNKIAKDLKMDSNPVLVIAQ, from the coding sequence ATGATTTCAAAAGAAAATAGAGGGTTTATCTATGGAGCACGTATTCTAAATTCTATTCTACTCATTGGGCTTCTGTTCTTACTGATCACTTCATGTAATAAGAAAATGAAAAGTGAACATGAGTTTGAATATGTGATTAATGTATCTGAATCATTATCCTCTGAAAAAGAAACGGTGAAATTATCGGATTACTGTAGTCAAATTAATTACATCCCTCTTGAAACACATCCAGAGTGTCTATTGCGAAATATTCTTAAATTGGAGATGACCAAAAGGTATATCTATGTCTCAGATGGTAGACACGTCTATATGTTTGATAAACAAGGTCAGTTTATTAGAGAAATAAGTAAAATAGGGAAGGGACCTGAAGAACATGGTAAGTCAATTCGTTTTACATTAGATCAAAGAAATAATGAAATATTGATTTGTGATATTAGATCTTATCCAGCAAGAGTGTTGATCATGAATGCTTTAAACGGAAGCTATAAACGTACGATTCTTATAAATGAACAAGTTGACAAAGTTGATTTCTTGTCGGATGGTAGACTGATGTTTTTTACGATGGACTTGTCTAATCGAACCAGTAGATTTACGACAAATGAAATATTATTAACAGATCATAATGGAAATATCTTAGATTCGATTCAAGATAATAATCGATTATTGAATCATAATAATATATTGGGTACCATTGATAAACATTCATTAAATGGAAGTGTTTATTATATGGGGAATTACAAAAACAAAATGTATAAAGTGATGGATAAATTCATGAAAGTTCCATATGTTTTGTTTGATTATCAGAATAAAGTGGAATATAATGATCTTTATATTTCTCCTGAAAAGGGTGAAGAGTTTAAAGATCATATTATTATACGTAGGCCAGTGGAAGATCCGAATAATTTGTTTTTTATTACGCAATTTGGTGTTATGCCACCTCACTTGACCAAAGAAAACTTTATTTTTAGTAAAAGGACACATCAACTAATACATACAGAAAAGCTTATCAATGATGTAGATGGAGGTATGCCTTTTTGGCCTTCTTTTTATACCGATAATAAGTTAATTATGACTTCTAAAGCTCGAGATATTATCACTTATAGAGAAAAGAATAGCGGGGAGACTCTGAATAAGATTGCCAAGGACCTAAAGATGGATTCTAATCCAGTATTGGTTATTGCTCAATAA
- a CDS encoding IS66 family transposase, giving the protein MNKVDRLEKENKALKEQVQSLLAKLDIVMSEVRALSEENAMLHAKIKTLEDQLSRSKKNSGNSSFPPSRDLSTVKKNQSLRKKSNKKSGGQLGHKGMTLFQDATPTDIESHHPLAKCSCGNRLNPEDARLLCKRQVFDIPPVIEPICIEHRLYENRCSCGQIHKGAMPSNVNAPVQYGPNIRSLILSLHIEHYIPLNRISSLVEELTSYKIGDGTIDNILKHAEKVFTPLYESLRQSIEDANIVGSDETGCKIDGSKGWMWVWQNYELTFITAHRSRGYKVVEENFKDGFTNATLVSDCYASQLKTPAKHYQLCLAHLQRELIYIKQQTNNRWAQDILDLFSEAMKLKREAEEKDFPLDKEASFKTKLLELLNIDINDDQLDEIRTLRQRLIKKIDSVFTFLNHYEVPFDNNASERAMRNIKVKQNVSKGYRTEEGAQRYAMLRSITDTLKKQGKSVLNMIAYWLSCNNVNLSWE; this is encoded by the coding sequence ATGAATAAAGTTGATCGTTTAGAAAAAGAAAACAAGGCATTAAAAGAGCAAGTACAATCTTTACTGGCAAAATTAGACATTGTTATGTCGGAGGTAAGAGCTTTGTCAGAAGAAAATGCGATGCTTCATGCTAAGATTAAGACTCTTGAAGATCAACTATCACGTAGCAAGAAAAATAGTGGTAATAGCAGTTTTCCTCCATCTAGAGATTTATCAACAGTAAAGAAGAACCAATCTCTTCGCAAGAAATCTAATAAAAAATCAGGAGGTCAACTTGGTCATAAAGGCATGACTTTATTTCAAGATGCCACACCGACCGATATCGAATCTCATCATCCTTTAGCTAAGTGTAGTTGTGGAAATAGACTGAATCCTGAGGATGCTAGGTTGCTATGCAAGCGTCAAGTTTTTGATATCCCCCCTGTTATTGAACCTATATGTATTGAGCATCGTCTTTATGAGAATAGATGCAGTTGTGGACAAATCCATAAAGGAGCTATGCCATCCAATGTTAATGCACCAGTTCAATATGGTCCCAACATACGTTCGCTAATTCTTAGTCTGCATATAGAGCACTATATCCCTTTAAATCGGATTAGTTCGCTAGTAGAAGAGCTGACTTCCTATAAAATAGGAGATGGAACTATTGACAATATTTTAAAACATGCAGAAAAGGTATTCACTCCCCTATATGAATCTCTACGTCAATCTATTGAAGATGCCAATATAGTTGGATCTGATGAAACAGGTTGTAAAATAGATGGCAGTAAAGGATGGATGTGGGTTTGGCAAAATTATGAACTAACTTTTATCACAGCACATAGATCTAGAGGGTATAAAGTTGTGGAAGAAAATTTCAAAGATGGATTTACTAATGCTACTTTAGTAAGTGACTGCTATGCTTCTCAACTAAAGACCCCTGCCAAACATTATCAACTATGTCTAGCTCATTTACAACGCGAATTAATCTACATAAAGCAACAGACCAATAATAGATGGGCACAAGATATATTAGATCTCTTTTCAGAAGCCATGAAATTAAAACGGGAAGCTGAAGAAAAAGATTTCCCACTAGATAAGGAAGCATCATTTAAGACCAAATTATTAGAACTTCTGAATATCGACATAAATGACGATCAGCTCGATGAAATCAGAACATTACGACAACGATTAATAAAGAAAATCGATAGTGTGTTTACTTTCTTAAATCATTATGAAGTACCGTTTGATAATAATGCTTCGGAAAGAGCAATGCGTAACATCAAGGTAAAACAGAATGTGTCTAAGGGATATCGCACAGAAGAAGGGGCGCAGAGGTATGCCATGTTGCGATCTATAACCGACACATTAAAGAAACAAGGAAAGAGTGTTCTGAACATGATCGCATATTGGCTATCATGCAATAATGTTAACTTAAGCTGGGAATAG